The DNA region ccgaCCCGCCCGCGGGCGTCAACTCCGATGTCGTCGTCATCCTCGCCGCCCTGCTCTGCGCGCTCATCTGCGTCGtcggcctcgccgccgtcgcccgctgCGCCCGCTCCCGCCGCAACAGGGGcgccggggccggcggcggcggcccgtcgTCCCCCTCGAGCAACCCGGGCGACGCCCCGGGGCACTTTGGCGGCGGGCAACACAGCGGCGGCGCGAGCGCGACCACGACCACCACGACCACCACCAAGGGGCTGAAGAAGAAGGCGCTCAAGGCGCTGCCGAAGCTGGCGTACGCGgacgcggtggcggcggccgcggcggcgcggggcgcggcgccggcggcggagggcgaggaggaggcgaaggCGGAGGAGCTGCTGGCGGAGTGCGCCATCTGCCTGGCGGAGTTCGGCGAGCGGGAGGAGGTGCGCGTGATGCCGCAGTGCGGGCACGGGTTCCACGTCGCGTGCGTCGACACCTGGCTGCGCTCCAACTCCTCCTGCCCGTCCTGCCGCCGCCCcatcgtgctcgacgacccggCCCCGCCCAAGCGGTGCCGCAAGTGCGAGGCCGTCGTCCTGGAGGCCGtcctcgcctcctcctcctcctccgccgccgccaccggcggccggggccgcggcggcggcgggggggacGGGGGATTCTTGCCGTAGCATCAGCATTCAGCAGTAGTTGGCCGGCTGATTGCCTGACGGGCGGGCCCAGGGTCGGTCCCGGTAGTTGAGCTGCCCCCATCTGCCCGCAGCCCACATGTCAGTAGCGCAGCGAAGATCCCCCTCTAAAGCAATGCAAAAAAAGAAGAATAACTAGAAATGTGATTCTTTTTGTACGACCTTTTGGATTTAGAGTTTCTCCAACTGAAATCTGTGGGCGCCTGAAATCTGTTGGCAACTTGCAATTGCTTCATCAACTGTAAATTGTAGAAATTTGCGAATTGGGCTGCTAAAAATTTGTATCTCTGTTGTATCTATTGTATGTAGAGGCCGCCGCGCTTCGGCTCTGGCTCCTCTAACAGCAGAACTGTGCTGTCAGGGAAGCCGGAGTCGGGATTCGTGGCTCCACCGGCTCCTcgagggaggaggaagacagaggaAACCAGCTCCAACGAATGAATATTGTATCGCTAAATTATTGATATAATATTTTGTCAGGAGGAGCCGAAGCCGGTCGGAGCTCTTCCAAACGGACTCGCAGTTTCTACTCCTAGAAACTGAAAGGCTTCTCTGTTGTAGACTAGTAGTCCGTGCAAATAGAAGCAAATACTAGTACATTAGAGCAGCTGCTTCCCATCGCTGTGTTCTTGAGAAGTTGACAGGCCGTTGTATCATTGCCTTAGCTGGACGCGTGATGGGATATCGGGATGGGCAAGGGGAGCTGTGTGTGCGAAGTGGAGTGGACGAGCAGTCTGCTTCGGCGTTAGGTCGCTGCCCCTGCCTCGCCGGGACGGGGCGGATCACCGAATGCATGTGACCGAGCGCGAGGCTTCTTGTCGCCCATCAGCATCAAGATAATTGGAAGCGCCATCGGTTAGTGTTACTGCGCTAGAAAAAACGATACCGTAG from Panicum hallii strain FIL2 chromosome 9, PHallii_v3.1, whole genome shotgun sequence includes:
- the LOC112874524 gene encoding RING-H2 finger protein ATL80-like — encoded protein: MPRPSPPPYSRRLLQGGSDSGGANPNRIPGIPPADPPAGVNSDVVVILAALLCALICVVGLAAVARCARSRRNRGAGAGGGGPSSPSSNPGDAPGHFGGGQHSGGASATTTTTTTTKGLKKKALKALPKLAYADAVAAAAAARGAAPAAEGEEEAKAEELLAECAICLAEFGEREEVRVMPQCGHGFHVACVDTWLRSNSSCPSCRRPIVLDDPAPPKRCRKCEAVVLEAVLASSSSSAAATGGRGRGGGGGDGGFLP